In Triticum aestivum cultivar Chinese Spring chromosome 5B, IWGSC CS RefSeq v2.1, whole genome shotgun sequence, the following proteins share a genomic window:
- the LOC123113267 gene encoding BTB/POZ and MATH domain-containing protein 1: MSTSSSVSFDGVPSGSASSIVAGAVCGYHLLKIDGYSRTKEVPNGKWIDSCPFRVGGRTWHVRYYPNGDTSEYVDSISLYLTLDDTLAKGETVKARVKFSLIDQNGKPVPLHTLTTSTKDFSVFKSWGFSKFMKTEDLEKSEHLKHDSFAVKIDVTIMSEFHAQETPSILVPSSDMHRHFGDLLLSKAGVDVEFRVGGEAFSAHRSVLAARSSVFRAEFFGTMKEATTNEAICIDDMEAQVFNALLTFMYTDTLPDMKQQEQEESAMAQHLLVAADRYDLERLKLICADKLCKQVDTSSVATILALAEQHHCHELKAACLVFLSSPTNLDAAMKSEGFEFLTKNCPGVMKDILVSQVVPSLLGKRKSKA; this comes from the coding sequence ATGTCTACCTCCTCCAGTGTTTCCTTCGACGGCGTCCCATCCGGATCCGCTTCCTCCATCGTCGCCGGCGCCGTGTGCGGCTACCACTTGCTCAAGATCGACGGCTACTCGCGCACCAAGGAGGTCCCCAATGGCAAGTGGATCGACTCTTGCCCGTTCCGGGTGGGAGGCCGCACATGGCATGTTCGTTACTATCCCAACGGGGACACATCTGAGTACGTCGATTCCATATCCCTCTATCTCACTCTCGATGATACCCTCGCCAAGGGCGAGACCGTGAAGGCACGAGTTAAGTTCAGCTTAATCGACCAAAATGGGAAGCCGGTGCCGCTGCATACATTGACTACCTCGACAAAAGATTTTTCCGTGTTTAAAAGTTGGGGATTCTCCAAGTTTATGAAAACGGAGGATTTGGAGAAATCAGAGCATCTCAAGCACGATTCTTTCGCTGTAAAGATCGATGTCACTATCATGAGCGAGTTCCACGCGCAGGAGACACCATCCATCCTGGTGCCATCCTCTGACATGCACCGTCACTTCGGGGATCTCCTGTTGAGCAAGGCGGGCGTTGATGTTGAATTCCGAGTCGGCGGGGAGGCATTCTCTGCTCACCGGTCCGTGCTTGCGGCGCGGTCTTCGGTCTTCAGAGCAGAATTCTTTGGCACGATGAAGGAGGCAACCACCAACGAGGCCATATGCATAGATGACATGGAGGCACAAGTGTTTAATGCTCTGCTTACATTCATGTACACTGATACCTTGCCTGATATgaagcaacaagaacaagaagaatcTGCAATGGCTCAGCATTTGCTTGTTGCAGCAGATAGGTATGATTTGGAGAGGCTGAAGCTGATTTGTGCAGATAAGTTGTGCAAGCAAGTCGATACGAGCTCCGTGGCGACCATCTTGGCATTGGCGGAGCAGCACCACTGCCATGAGCTTAAAGCAGCATGCTTGGTGTTCCTCAGCTCACCGACGAATCTGGATGCAGCCATGAAGTCTGAAGGTTTTGAGTTTTTAACCAAGAACTGTCCCGGTGTTATGAAGGATATCCTCGTGTCCCAGGTTGTTCCTAGTTTACTTGGGAAAAGAAAATCAAAGGCATGA